A genome region from Leptospira langatensis includes the following:
- the ligA gene encoding NAD-dependent DNA ligase LigA, producing MPKKPAVKKAAPKKSKPAEKSLNPNENLPKDVKTAKKEMRSLEEELRHHQYLYYVKNTPKISDFQFDQMFKRLQALETAFPDLMDPASPTLSVGSDLDKDFEKFTHKLPVLSLENTYNEEELMEWVLKTDTEGLYSVEWKIDGASLMLYYENGILANGVTRGTGGVGDDVTQNVRTIRSIPLRLSEEVSVYLRGEVYMTFSDFEEFNEAYEGKYANPRNLSSGSLKQKNSTDVAKRPLRIFTYDAFFPGTKSKFKTHQEVMKKAEELKFPLPPDTKLVKGSDIPATIKDFKKNKEKVGFPTDGLVIKLNDLAKRESLGYTSHSPRWARAFKFDALMKESKIVGIDYAVGRTGKITPRAEIEPINLAGTTVTFATLHNQDYIDELGVGIGAIVRISKRGEIIPAVEEVVTPGKEIFKIPLRCPSCNSKTEKKADSVDYFCPNPECPDRVKNGIIFYCSRKQMDIEGLGEKQVEFLYDQGYIKDLADLYSLKKHKEKLMEEEGYGEKSVSIILNGIEESKKKDFRFVLSSLGLREIGPKVAELLIENGYDSMDSIIGAAKSPKKSEALLEIPGVGPSTVEAVVENFTDKRVLTLIDKLKKAGLKMKADPIQKSDKQPFAGQIWCVSGSFENFQPREKAMDLVVYYGGKKVGSISSKTTHLLAGPGAGSKLDKAQELGVTVVSEEEFLKMLSQNGISV from the coding sequence ATGCCGAAAAAACCTGCGGTAAAAAAGGCTGCTCCTAAGAAGAGCAAGCCTGCCGAGAAATCCTTAAATCCTAATGAGAACCTTCCTAAGGACGTAAAGACTGCAAAAAAAGAAATGCGTTCTTTGGAAGAAGAACTCCGTCATCATCAATATCTGTATTATGTAAAGAATACTCCCAAGATCTCCGACTTCCAATTCGATCAAATGTTCAAAAGGCTCCAGGCGTTAGAGACTGCCTTCCCGGACCTAATGGACCCTGCCAGCCCGACTTTAAGTGTGGGTTCCGATCTGGACAAAGACTTCGAGAAGTTCACACACAAGCTTCCTGTGCTTTCTTTGGAGAATACTTATAATGAAGAAGAGCTCATGGAATGGGTCTTGAAAACGGACACAGAAGGTCTTTATTCCGTAGAATGGAAAATAGACGGCGCCTCTCTCATGTTATATTATGAAAATGGAATACTTGCTAACGGTGTGACCCGGGGAACCGGAGGAGTAGGGGATGATGTTACTCAGAACGTGCGTACCATCCGTTCTATTCCTTTGCGTCTCTCCGAAGAAGTTTCCGTGTATCTAAGGGGAGAGGTCTATATGACTTTCTCCGATTTCGAGGAATTCAACGAGGCATATGAAGGAAAATATGCAAACCCTCGCAATCTTTCCTCAGGTTCTTTGAAGCAAAAGAATTCTACTGATGTTGCCAAGAGACCGCTTCGCATCTTTACGTACGATGCATTCTTTCCCGGAACGAAATCCAAATTTAAGACCCACCAAGAAGTCATGAAGAAGGCCGAGGAGTTAAAATTCCCTCTTCCGCCGGATACAAAGCTTGTGAAAGGGAGCGATATCCCCGCAACTATTAAGGATTTCAAAAAGAATAAAGAGAAGGTAGGCTTTCCTACAGACGGACTCGTGATCAAGCTAAACGATCTGGCGAAACGGGAATCCTTGGGTTATACGTCTCATTCTCCTAGATGGGCGAGAGCGTTCAAATTTGATGCTCTCATGAAGGAAAGTAAGATCGTAGGTATTGACTATGCCGTAGGTCGAACAGGAAAGATCACTCCTAGAGCGGAAATCGAGCCGATTAACTTGGCAGGTACCACTGTCACATTCGCCACTCTGCACAACCAAGATTATATAGATGAGCTTGGGGTCGGGATTGGAGCGATTGTCCGCATTTCCAAGAGAGGAGAGATCATTCCTGCGGTAGAAGAAGTTGTGACTCCCGGAAAAGAAATCTTTAAGATACCTCTTCGCTGTCCTAGCTGTAATTCCAAGACGGAAAAGAAAGCCGACTCAGTGGATTACTTCTGCCCGAACCCGGAATGTCCTGACAGAGTTAAGAATGGGATCATATTCTATTGTTCTCGAAAGCAAATGGATATAGAAGGCTTGGGAGAAAAACAAGTAGAGTTCCTTTATGACCAAGGTTATATTAAGGATCTTGCAGATCTATATTCCCTGAAAAAACATAAAGAAAAACTAATGGAAGAGGAAGGATACGGAGAAAAAAGCGTGTCCATTATACTGAATGGGATCGAGGAGTCCAAGAAAAAGGATTTCAGATTCGTTCTTTCTTCCTTGGGATTGAGAGAGATCGGACCGAAAGTTGCCGAGCTATTGATAGAGAACGGTTACGATTCCATGGATTCTATTATCGGAGCTGCAAAGAGTCCCAAGAAATCGGAGGCACTTTTAGAGATCCCCGGCGTAGGGCCTTCAACAGTTGAGGCGGTTGTAGAGAATTTTACGGATAAAAGAGTTCTCACTCTCATTGATAAACTGAAAAAAGCCGGTTTAAAGATGAAGGCGGATCCGATCCAAAAATCGGACAAACAACCCTTTGCCGGACAGATCTGGTGTGTTTCCGGTTCCTTTGAGAATTTCCAACCTAGAGAAAAAGCGATGGACCTGGTTGTTTATTACGGTGGCAAGAAGGTGGGTTCTATTTCCTCTAAGACGACTCATCTTCTCGCGGGACCAGGAGCCGGTTCAAAATTGGACAAGGCCCAAGAACTTGGGGTCACTGTTGTTTCCGAAGAAGAATTCCTGAAGATGCTTTCCCAAAACGGGATCTCCGTCTAA
- a CDS encoding M23 family metallopeptidase, which translates to MEKMIKKRIDQVKEKGHQRLTVLLIPHGFDKSFHFQISIFTIFFLVGLLFAIVGIAVLGIVKYNNTRIQINALASVYGKYFDEYIEYSEKLGDIRDDFATLNENLQEVHSLIDGESDELLKLPDESDSEDLAATELKLEEAGDKDLMIGRSYLSEIYGYRAVRVSMDKNRPLVDSVFSFLDNRYGIMNSLPFGEPLFSYNLTSYYGMRRSPTFGYMEFHDGVDLANVPGTPVYATGDGRVYRAIYSPRGYGNHIVLAHANGYYSLYGHCTKLLVRDGEYVHKGQLIATLGATGNVTGPHVHYEVWIGESNRTDPMEYMKVGLGQY; encoded by the coding sequence ATGGAAAAGATGATTAAGAAACGCATCGACCAGGTTAAGGAAAAAGGTCATCAAAGACTGACCGTACTTCTGATCCCTCACGGATTCGATAAATCGTTTCACTTTCAAATTTCAATCTTCACTATTTTCTTTTTAGTCGGTCTTTTATTTGCCATCGTAGGCATCGCGGTCTTAGGGATCGTAAAATACAACAACACTCGGATCCAGATCAATGCACTCGCATCCGTTTACGGAAAATACTTCGATGAGTATATCGAATACAGCGAGAAGTTGGGCGATATCAGGGACGATTTCGCAACTCTGAATGAGAACTTGCAAGAAGTGCATTCGCTCATAGACGGAGAATCGGACGAATTATTAAAACTTCCGGATGAATCTGATTCCGAAGATCTCGCTGCAACCGAATTGAAATTGGAAGAGGCCGGCGATAAGGATCTCATGATAGGCAGATCCTATCTCTCCGAGATCTACGGATACCGAGCCGTTCGTGTTTCCATGGATAAGAATCGTCCTCTTGTAGACTCGGTCTTTAGCTTTCTCGATAACAGATACGGGATCATGAACTCTCTCCCATTCGGAGAACCATTATTTTCTTATAATTTAACTTCTTATTATGGAATGAGAAGGTCACCGACCTTCGGGTATATGGAATTCCATGACGGAGTGGATTTAGCAAACGTGCCAGGTACTCCGGTCTACGCTACCGGAGACGGAAGAGTGTATCGCGCTATTTATTCTCCTAGGGGATATGGAAATCATATCGTATTAGCGCATGCGAACGGTTATTATAGCCTATACGGTCACTGTACGAAGCTTTTAGTCCGCGATGGCGAGTATGTCCATAAAGGACAATTGATCGCGACGCTTGGAGCCACCGGAAATGTTACCGGACCTCATGTGCATTACGAAGTTTGGATCGGAGAATCCAATCGTACCGATCCGATGGAATACATGAAAGTCGGCCTCGGACAATATTGA
- a CDS encoding cytochrome P450, translating to MLSLQEASSKQSNKSKPNLPPGVFGLKALPYVSKLAKDPIGFFQQMRERFGKTALFGIRQIPFHIITQPEDVRRVLQENSQNYHKGIFYRELGRILGKGLLNSEGEFWKKQRKLIQPSFHRQRISEFVEIMAEETNKTLSTWKNITNLEISKEMMRLTFAIVGRTLFRTEVESYASRIEASLKVALEITTKRITRLFPMPFSWPTPENRKLRKALKDMHSVVEELIAERKKNPSNDLISMLLEVKDEETGETMSETQVRDEAITLLLAGHETTANALSWGFYLLSQHPDVWERVRNEANSVLGDRIPGLEDIQKLTYTRKVLDEILRMYPPAWVIERTAMGDDVIGGYDVPRGTNVSICIFNIHRDPEFWENPDVFDPDRFEEERSADRPKYAYIPFGGGPRICIGNIFALTEATLVLAMTAKAYKFELVPKHPVVMEPLVTLRPKHGIRFNIVST from the coding sequence TTGCTTTCTCTACAAGAAGCTTCTTCGAAGCAATCTAACAAATCAAAACCCAATTTACCTCCGGGTGTCTTTGGCCTCAAGGCCTTACCTTATGTTTCTAAACTTGCAAAGGATCCGATCGGATTCTTTCAGCAAATGAGAGAACGATTCGGAAAGACCGCACTATTCGGGATCAGACAAATCCCTTTTCATATCATCACTCAGCCAGAGGACGTTCGTCGAGTCCTTCAGGAGAATAGCCAGAATTATCATAAGGGTATCTTTTATCGGGAGCTTGGTAGGATCCTAGGCAAGGGACTCTTGAACAGCGAGGGAGAGTTCTGGAAGAAGCAGAGAAAGTTGATCCAACCTTCCTTTCATCGCCAGCGGATCTCCGAGTTCGTAGAGATCATGGCGGAAGAAACCAATAAGACCCTTTCTACCTGGAAGAATATCACTAATCTAGAAATTTCTAAAGAGATGATGAGGCTTACATTTGCGATCGTCGGCAGGACACTTTTCAGGACGGAAGTCGAAAGCTATGCGAGTAGGATAGAGGCTTCTTTGAAAGTGGCCTTGGAGATCACTACTAAAAGGATCACTCGTCTTTTTCCTATGCCGTTTAGCTGGCCTACACCTGAGAATAGAAAGTTAAGAAAGGCTCTGAAAGATATGCATTCCGTTGTAGAAGAGCTGATTGCTGAGCGCAAAAAGAATCCTTCGAACGATTTGATCTCCATGCTTCTGGAGGTTAAGGATGAGGAGACCGGAGAGACTATGAGCGAGACTCAGGTCCGAGACGAAGCGATCACCCTTCTTCTTGCCGGACATGAAACGACGGCTAACGCATTGTCCTGGGGATTTTACTTATTATCGCAACATCCGGATGTTTGGGAAAGGGTTCGCAACGAAGCGAACTCGGTTCTGGGAGACAGGATCCCCGGATTAGAAGACATCCAGAAGTTAACGTATACTCGAAAAGTTTTGGACGAGATACTTCGTATGTATCCTCCTGCGTGGGTCATAGAAAGAACGGCAATGGGAGACGATGTGATCGGAGGTTACGATGTTCCGAGAGGCACGAACGTTTCTATCTGCATTTTCAATATCCATAGAGATCCTGAGTTTTGGGAGAATCCGGATGTTTTCGATCCGGACCGTTTCGAGGAAGAAAGATCCGCCGACAGACCGAAGTATGCGTATATACCTTTTGGCGGAGGGCCGAGGATCTGTATCGGTAATATTTTTGCCTTAACCGAGGCTACTTTAGTCCTCGCTATGACCGCAAAGGCCTATAAATTTGAACTGGTCCCTAAACATCCTGTGGTTATGGAGCCTTTAGTCACATTGCGACCTAAGCATGGAATTCGATTCAATATAGTTTCCACTTGA
- a CDS encoding RNA polymerase sigma factor yields MDQREFAGLIDSTKHIVLSAIKKNLYEEFYDSIDDVVQETYIRAYKSLAANKFRGDSSHSTWLYTIARNESLRMNQKRMRQANLTIRLKEKVTQDSILNPREEYSERGMDIEIQDLISNLPWKYKSVLALVSEGYKEQQIAEKLGIPEGTVKSRSFRGKQMLKKLFFQET; encoded by the coding sequence ATGGATCAAAGAGAATTTGCGGGCCTGATCGATAGCACGAAACATATCGTGCTTTCCGCCATTAAAAAGAACTTATACGAGGAGTTTTACGACTCTATCGACGACGTGGTTCAAGAAACTTATATTCGCGCCTATAAAAGTCTAGCTGCGAACAAATTCAGAGGAGATTCTTCTCATAGCACTTGGTTGTATACCATCGCTCGGAACGAATCCCTTCGCATGAACCAGAAACGTATGCGCCAGGCAAATCTCACCATTCGCCTCAAGGAGAAAGTCACTCAAGACTCCATTCTGAATCCAAGAGAGGAATATTCCGAAAGAGGAATGGATATAGAGATCCAAGATTTGATTTCCAATCTACCATGGAAATATAAATCGGTATTAGCCTTGGTTTCCGAGGGATACAAAGAGCAGCAGATCGCCGAAAAACTCGGGATCCCCGAAGGAACGGTCAAGTCCCGTTCTTTTAGAGGAAAGCAAATGCTCAAGAAGCTCTTTTTTCAAGAGACCTGA
- a CDS encoding SanA/YdcF family protein encodes MGLNASQFGERTVPNPWKGRIRLILILILGLCIGIPASIDLSIEWEYENKSPHAGNYRSLKPATVAIVPGASVYKGIPSPVLQDRLDCAIELYRQGKVRKILLSGDNGTSYYNEVKPMLLYVLERNVYEKDVFVDHAGFRTLDTLVRAKEIFQVKDAIFVSQRFHQPRAAFISKKIGLNLQSYESDRRLYVSGPFSRFREFFARTLAWIDMNLANTGPKYLGKPFPIEGSGIKTWKGSVL; translated from the coding sequence ATGGGCCTAAACGCTTCACAGTTTGGAGAGAGAACGGTTCCGAATCCTTGGAAAGGAAGGATCAGGCTCATCCTGATTCTGATCCTCGGGCTTTGCATCGGAATTCCTGCTTCGATAGATCTTTCGATAGAATGGGAATATGAAAACAAAAGTCCTCATGCGGGAAATTACCGCTCCTTAAAACCTGCCACGGTAGCGATCGTACCAGGGGCTTCGGTTTACAAAGGGATACCTTCTCCCGTTTTGCAAGATCGCTTGGACTGTGCCATCGAACTCTATCGTCAAGGAAAAGTGAGAAAGATCCTTCTCTCGGGAGACAATGGCACAAGCTATTATAATGAAGTGAAGCCCATGCTTCTGTATGTGTTAGAAAGAAATGTATATGAGAAGGATGTGTTCGTGGATCACGCCGGCTTTCGCACCTTGGATACCTTGGTAAGAGCCAAGGAGATCTTTCAGGTCAAGGATGCGATCTTTGTGAGCCAAAGGTTTCACCAACCAAGGGCAGCATTTATTTCTAAGAAGATAGGATTGAACCTGCAATCTTACGAGTCGGACAGAAGGCTCTATGTAAGCGGCCCTTTCAGTAGGTTCCGAGAATTCTTTGCAAGGACCCTCGCTTGGATCGATATGAACCTTGCAAATACCGGTCCCAAATATTTAGGTAAACCATTCCCGATAGAAGGCAGCGGCATCAAGACCTGGAAAGGTTCCGTCCTTTAA
- a CDS encoding GDP-mannose 4,6-dehydratase produces the protein MKYLITGADGFVGSYLIQELLQKSGSELLGLGLHPKTKDLSFQYRACDLREPSSIHSILSEYTPDIIFHLAGQTFVPRAIEDPNETLTINVGGTLNLLEWFRKSGKNVKIVYVSSSDVYGNLKPEHLPVSENLRPEPLNPYSSSKVAAETYCLQFARSSKNIEAVIARPFNHIGVGQNPNFVVPNFCKQVLETISKSSGPSEVSVGDLTPTRDFLHVTDVVRAYVLLSESGRDQEIYNICSGTETPISQVLEWIIEFADSKVETKVDPARLRPMDMRRSLGDNSKLRSLGWAPKVPLKEAVREIFEHIRKTEYSS, from the coding sequence ATGAAATATTTGATCACTGGAGCGGATGGATTCGTTGGTTCTTACTTAATTCAGGAACTTCTACAAAAATCCGGGTCGGAACTTCTAGGCTTGGGCTTACATCCTAAGACAAAAGATCTCTCCTTCCAGTATAGGGCCTGCGATCTGAGAGAACCTTCTTCCATTCATTCTATTTTAAGCGAATACACTCCCGATATCATTTTTCATCTTGCCGGTCAGACCTTCGTGCCTCGTGCAATCGAAGATCCGAATGAAACCCTGACCATCAATGTGGGAGGAACCTTAAATCTTCTTGAGTGGTTCCGCAAATCCGGTAAGAATGTGAAGATCGTATATGTGTCTTCTTCGGATGTATATGGGAATTTGAAACCAGAACATCTTCCAGTTTCGGAAAACTTAAGACCGGAGCCGTTGAATCCTTACTCTTCCTCTAAGGTGGCTGCGGAAACGTATTGCTTGCAGTTCGCCCGGTCTAGCAAGAACATAGAGGCAGTGATTGCTCGTCCTTTCAATCATATAGGTGTGGGCCAGAATCCTAACTTCGTAGTACCAAATTTTTGCAAACAAGTATTGGAAACGATCTCTAAGAGTTCTGGTCCTTCCGAGGTCTCGGTGGGAGATCTAACTCCAACCCGGGACTTCCTACATGTTACCGATGTAGTGAGAGCGTATGTCCTTCTTTCCGAATCCGGAAGAGATCAAGAAATTTATAATATATGTTCCGGGACGGAGACTCCTATCTCTCAAGTCTTGGAGTGGATCATAGAGTTTGCGGATTCTAAAGTGGAGACAAAGGTAGATCCTGCCAGGCTCAGGCCAATGGACATGCGCCGTTCTTTGGGGGATAATTCGAAGTTAAGGTCCTTGGGTTGGGCGCCTAAGGTCCCTTTGAAGGAAGCAGTTCGAGAGATCTTCGAACATATTCGAAAAACAGAATATTCTTCTTAA
- a CDS encoding LIC_10202 family protein, giving the protein MEDRSSDIIEIKDSSVNVRELMEEIESRLARKPVSKEELDRLSRWKFSPQSPEGYREFDAAETAHLFEKGISPPKFTNPRFKYIRGPIRWAFIKLIELYSFLDKKLSENRTRAFYSVLNELILLRGDHEKLKRKFEKFYNEFVELNYSLKREISPDFVWSNEFLYEEESLEESETVILSRLNPGDSVLAINPEWGKFLKQLLKAQIEFKAIVWNSAQYSYIKEHITNSIQYLSFDEMLPAPPLPTKIVSHSNLCLLPNWVLEKLFKSLATKTSPGTEFIFRYSNYSNRLVSPFQPVLLTQIEDSALREFIHKLGFKNIVETKSNDGFVVLSFRK; this is encoded by the coding sequence ATGGAAGATAGATCCTCAGATATTATCGAAATCAAAGACAGTTCCGTAAACGTTCGGGAGCTGATGGAAGAGATAGAATCTAGGCTCGCGCGTAAGCCCGTGTCCAAGGAAGAATTGGATCGTCTTTCTCGCTGGAAATTCTCTCCTCAATCTCCGGAAGGATATAGAGAGTTCGATGCCGCCGAAACGGCTCACTTATTCGAGAAAGGGATCTCTCCTCCCAAATTCACCAATCCTAGATTCAAGTATATCCGTGGTCCGATCCGCTGGGCATTTATTAAATTAATCGAATTATATTCCTTCTTGGACAAGAAGCTTTCCGAGAATAGGACGCGCGCATTCTATAGTGTGTTAAACGAATTGATCCTCCTAAGAGGAGATCATGAAAAGTTAAAACGCAAGTTCGAGAAATTCTACAACGAATTCGTAGAATTAAATTATTCCCTAAAAAGAGAGATCAGTCCGGACTTCGTATGGTCCAACGAGTTCCTATACGAAGAGGAGTCTTTGGAAGAAAGCGAAACAGTGATCCTCTCCAGACTGAATCCTGGGGATTCCGTACTCGCGATCAACCCCGAATGGGGAAAATTCCTAAAGCAACTATTGAAGGCGCAGATCGAATTCAAGGCAATTGTCTGGAATTCGGCCCAGTATTCCTATATTAAAGAGCATATTACCAACTCGATCCAATATCTTTCTTTTGACGAGATGCTTCCAGCTCCGCCACTTCCTACAAAGATCGTTTCCCATTCGAATCTTTGTCTCTTGCCGAACTGGGTCCTTGAAAAGTTATTCAAGAGTTTAGCGACCAAGACCTCTCCGGGAACGGAGTTTATTTTCAGATATTCGAATTATTCCAATAGATTAGTTTCTCCTTTCCAACCGGTATTATTGACACAAATCGAAGACTCCGCTTTGCGGGAATTCATACATAAATTAGGTTTTAAGAATATAGTAGAGACGAAATCGAACGACGGCTTCGTAGTACTTAGCTTTAGAAAATGA
- a CDS encoding glycosyltransferase, translating into MKAYLHISEFRDGDGIGNDMKGIWKVLNSSGIKTQIVCQKDFSQGSIPTIRSEELLKTEDLDPSSIHVLEYGGSGYSIRDFLSFPGRKFVRYQNITPPKFFKPFVSTELYRSFESDYKKSIIELHSLKRNAEAFLASSKYSASNLEDLNITNTKVLPIVKKYVWSGRKPRKNNYTIGYVGRLVPSKKIEDILILIYFLKQINSKYRTLLIGNVPSIFEGYFSNLKQMCRELGIGPNVQFRMGVSDVEISRFWEEMDAYVSMSEHEGFGIPLVEAISNDIPVFAYACTAVPETLKGAGYLFRRKDLESLRKLAEWMHFILEAENSNLDGSYASSRRKEVCMDYNSMPFDRFLKQIFTFRETAVI; encoded by the coding sequence ATGAAGGCATATCTCCATATTTCCGAGTTCAGGGACGGAGACGGGATCGGCAACGATATGAAAGGGATCTGGAAGGTCCTGAATTCCTCCGGGATCAAGACTCAGATCGTTTGCCAAAAAGACTTCAGCCAAGGTTCCATTCCAACGATCCGATCAGAGGAATTGCTCAAGACAGAAGACTTAGATCCTTCTTCCATCCATGTACTGGAATACGGAGGTTCGGGCTATTCTATCCGGGACTTTCTTAGCTTTCCGGGAAGGAAATTCGTACGCTACCAGAATATCACTCCTCCTAAGTTCTTTAAGCCGTTTGTCTCCACGGAGCTCTATAGGAGTTTCGAATCGGACTATAAGAAATCCATAATAGAGTTGCACAGCCTCAAAAGGAATGCGGAAGCTTTTCTTGCCAGTTCCAAATATAGCGCTTCCAATTTGGAAGATCTGAATATCACCAATACAAAAGTGTTACCGATCGTAAAGAAGTATGTTTGGTCCGGGAGAAAGCCTCGCAAGAACAACTATACGATCGGGTACGTGGGAAGACTTGTTCCGAGTAAAAAGATAGAGGATATTCTCATACTGATCTATTTTCTAAAGCAGATCAATTCGAAGTATCGGACCCTATTGATCGGAAATGTCCCGAGCATTTTCGAAGGTTACTTCTCCAACCTGAAACAGATGTGCAGAGAATTAGGAATAGGTCCGAATGTACAATTCAGGATGGGGGTCTCCGATGTGGAGATTTCCAGATTTTGGGAAGAGATGGATGCTTACGTAAGCATGAGCGAACACGAGGGCTTCGGGATCCCATTGGTAGAAGCGATAAGCAATGATATTCCAGTTTTTGCATATGCTTGCACGGCAGTTCCGGAAACCTTAAAGGGAGCAGGCTATCTCTTCCGAAGAAAGGATCTGGAGAGTTTACGAAAGCTAGCAGAATGGATGCATTTCATTTTAGAAGCCGAGAATTCCAACCTGGACGGATCTTATGCTTCTTCCAGAAGAAAGGAAGTCTGTATGGATTATAATTCCATGCCCTTTGATCGATTCCTAAAACAAATCTTTACTTTTAGAGAAACCGCAGTTATATGA
- a CDS encoding glycosyltransferase family 4 protein has protein sequence MIFNKRGVHQFAAGFNVGDAISNEMSSLKSVFRKLGYSSEIFAENTGPGTDTLVKKYKAYAHKSKDILVYHHSIHSEVLDTVLRSKNPKILVYHNVTPDHFFEKYDLKLTYLLRKGREELEFLRDKFDRVFAVSEYNKAELIHLGFENVGLLPITYQLPQGSSDREKPTSKPRSDSPRFLFVGRITPNKKQDDLIRFAYRYLKTYGPEFQLFIVGFSSKELYLYREELERMLDFYKLRENVIITDFLSDKELKEMYLNCDLFLSMSEHEGFCVPLLEAMVNNVPILAFDGGAVKETLAGAGVLFKEKRMDLVVELAHRMATDESMRNAILETQERRLQNFSQINAETVLRPVLAKLA, from the coding sequence ATGATCTTCAATAAAAGAGGAGTTCATCAATTCGCGGCAGGATTTAACGTGGGAGATGCGATCTCCAATGAGATGAGTTCCCTCAAATCCGTTTTCAGAAAGTTAGGATATTCTTCGGAGATATTTGCGGAGAATACAGGGCCGGGGACGGATACCCTTGTTAAGAAGTACAAGGCCTACGCTCACAAAAGTAAAGACATACTAGTCTACCATCATTCCATTCATTCGGAAGTCCTAGATACAGTCCTAAGATCCAAAAACCCAAAGATCCTAGTGTATCACAACGTAACCCCCGATCACTTCTTTGAAAAGTACGATCTCAAACTTACTTACCTTCTTCGCAAAGGAAGAGAGGAACTAGAATTTTTAAGAGATAAATTTGATCGAGTATTTGCAGTCTCAGAATACAATAAGGCGGAGCTTATCCATCTGGGTTTCGAGAATGTAGGATTACTTCCGATAACGTATCAATTGCCTCAAGGAAGTTCGGATCGAGAAAAACCTACTTCCAAGCCTCGCTCCGATTCTCCTCGCTTCTTATTTGTAGGAAGGATCACTCCGAACAAAAAACAGGACGATCTGATCCGGTTTGCTTATCGGTATCTTAAGACTTACGGCCCCGAATTCCAACTTTTCATAGTAGGGTTCAGCTCCAAAGAGCTGTACCTCTATAGAGAAGAATTGGAGAGGATGTTAGACTTCTACAAACTCAGGGAGAATGTGATCATCACCGATTTCCTTTCCGACAAAGAACTGAAAGAGATGTACTTGAACTGCGATCTATTCCTATCCATGAGTGAGCACGAAGGCTTTTGTGTTCCTTTATTAGAAGCAATGGTAAATAACGTCCCGATCCTTGCCTTCGACGGAGGAGCGGTCAAGGAAACCCTTGCAGGTGCAGGAGTTCTATTTAAAGAAAAACGAATGGATCTGGTCGTAGAACTGGCACATAGAATGGCAACCGACGAATCCATGCGCAATGCCATTTTGGAAACCCAAGAGAGAAGATTGCAAAACTTCTCCCAGATCAACGCAGAAACAGTGCTGAGGCCCGTACTTGCTAAACTCGCGTAG